In Solanum stenotomum isolate F172 chromosome 6, ASM1918654v1, whole genome shotgun sequence, one DNA window encodes the following:
- the LOC125866628 gene encoding organic cation/carnitine transporter 3-like — translation MSDQSYESLLLNRKNTSKTLDETIERCIGEFGWAQLLQSVLVSLSWVFDAQQTFISVFADTHAVNEWSLQKQGVSSVLSGLPASSFFIGCLIGGLVLSTLADTKLGRKNMLVFSCLVMSVAGTITSISTNIWIYSFLRFLSGFGRATIGTCALVLSTELVGNQWRGQVGIIGFVCFTIGFLSLPIIAFLNKESSWRVLYLWTCLPTILYSILVHFLVCESPRWLYVRGNKEEFVSTLKSITTRSSLTLSFFGSFFEFEDQEHDNNLNESSTINLYSAIKMLIEKKWAFRRLISVMLVGFGIRMVYYGMPLGVGNLPFNLYLSVTLNALSELPASIVTFFLIGKITRKKSLLVFAMLSGICSIGCVLVQNDDFKVLQMGFELFSFFSACTCFNVLLIYTVELFPTCVRNSAVSMVRQALVLGGAISPMLVAFGRKNRWFSYGVFGICIAICGLFVLCLPETKGRTLSDTMDEEEYKESVFVC, via the exons atgagtgaTCAATCATATGAATCATTATTATTAAATCGAAAAAATACATCGAAAACGCTCGATGAAACTATAGAAAGGTGCATTGGTGAATTTGGATGGGCACAATTGTTACAATCCGTCCTCGTATCTCTATCGTGGGTTTTTGATGCACAACAAACATTTATTAGTGTCTTTGCCGACACACATGCCGTTAATGAATGGTCGTTACAAAAGCAAGGTGTGAGTTCAGTTCTCAGTGGATTACCAGCGTCTTCATTTTTCATAGGTTGTCTTATTGGAGGTTTAGTATTATCCACTTTGGCTGACACAAAACTTGGACGAAAAAACATGTTGGTTTTTTCATGTCTTGTCATGTCAGTTGCCGGAACcataacatcaatttcaacaaatatttggatttactcatttttgagatttttgagtGGATTTGGAAGGGCTACTATTGGGACTTGTGCACTTGTTTTGTCAACAGAGTTAGTAGGAAATCAATGGCGTGGACAAGTTGGTATAAttggttttgtttgttttactaTTGGTTTTCTATCATTGCCAATTATTGCTTTTTTGAATAAAGAGTCTTCATGGAGAGTGTTGTATTTGTGGACATGTCTTCCAACAATTTTGTACTCaattttggtacattttttgGTTTGTGAATCACCAAGATGGCTTTATGTAAGAGGGAACAAAGAGGAATTTGTGTCAACTTTGAAAAGTATTACAACAAGGAGTAGCTTGACATTGAGCTTCTTTGGCtccttttttgaatttgaagatCAAGAACATGATAAT AACTTGAACGAGTCATCAACAATCAATCTCTACTCAGCTATCAAGATGTTGATCGAAAAAAAATGGGCTTTCAGACGACTTATATCGGTTATGTTGGTTGGTTTTGGTATACGAATGGtatattatgggatgccattaGGTGTTGGAAATTTACCTTTTAATCTATACCTAAGTGTTACACTTAATGCACTATCAGAATTGCCAGCATCAATAGTAACATTTTTCCTAATTGGAAAAATAACTAGGAAAAAATCACTATTAGTATTTGCTATGTTAAGTGGAATATGTAGTATAGGTTGTGTACTAGTACAAAATGATGATTTTAAAGTGTTACAAATGGGGTTtgaacttttttcattttttagtgcATGTACTTGTTTTAATGTTTTGTTAATTTACACTGTGGAATTGTTTCCGACATGTGTTAGAAATTCAGCAGTGTCAATGGTGAGACAAGCATTGGTTCTTGGTGGTGCAATTAGTCCAATGTTAGTAGCTTTTGGGAGGAAAAATAGATGGTTTTCTTATGGAGTTTTTGGGATTTGTATAGCAATTTGTGGATTGTTTGTGTTGTGTTTGCCAGAAACTAAAGGAAGGACATTGAGTGATACTATGGATGAAGAGGAGTACAAGGAAAGTGTATTTGTTTGCTAA